From Huiozyma naganishii CBS 8797 chromosome 11, complete genome, a single genomic window includes:
- the KNAG0K01190 gene encoding dipeptidyl-peptidase III (similar to Saccharomyces cerevisiae YOL057W; ancestral locus Anc_3.171) has protein sequence MSQYWADHDAPLTMLSLLGSKEEKGGFFNQLTDREQRYAHYMSRASHAGSRIVLRQVSPESEPIFDLILLIHKGLRGVYPESEAVKLYLEYVSQFLSNLGNYKSFGDSKFIPRCSEDTWFELLKSAGIDLMGKITTAHTDNGAAFQNWQDLIRRGIYKVDEDIALLGFPSLGHVSAYYVGDSPVSPEDMQLLKNELYAKNDILPENTRIKKLNDTSFVILVASANKENEIPEEYPPQGFTIAGGKYTVSFQFGDHSRELSSVVKYLESAREHVANDTQEQMLTLYIKHFQTGSAKAHKQAQRLWVKDISPTVETNIGFIETYREPSGIIGEFESLVAVQNKERTQKFSTLVKEAKNFINLLPWSADYEKPKFHAPDFTSLEVLTFTGSGIPAGINIPNYDDVRLNVGFKNVSLGNILSASAASSSKHPPSFIREEDRSVFEKYQSQSFEVQVGIHELLGHGTGKLLSEIAEGQFNFDIESPPVGVDGKTPVTSYYKLGETWGSKFGSLAGAFEETRAEVVAMYLITNRDLLKIFGFESKEDQDNIVYSGYLQMARAGLMALEYWDPKSGKWGQPHMQARYSIMKTFLHHSGDSGFLQIEPTADGNDLRVVLNRDLITAAGHECVRDYLHHLHVYKCSGDVEAGSQYYVDRSTVTPELAAYRDLVISKRLPRRQFVQANTSQKDGTVTVHEYAETSQGMLESFAQRDC, from the coding sequence ATGTCACAATACTGGGCCGATCACGATGCACCTTTGACCATGCTGTCCCTGCTAGGCagcaaagaggagaagggTGGGTTTTTCAACCAATTGACTGACCGTGAACAACGGTACGCCCACTACATGTCCAGGGCCTCGCATGCAGGGTCCCGTATTGTCCTGAGACAAGTCTCCCCCGAGAGCGAACCGATCTTCGATCTTATCCTGCTGATCCACAAGGGGCTTAGGGGAGTGTATCCTGAGTCCGAGGCCGTGAAGCTGTATTTGGAGTACGTTTCTCAGTTTCTAAGTAACCTCGGGAATTACAAGTCATTCGGGGACTCCAAATTCATCCCCAGATGCAGTGAGGACACCTGGTTTGAACTGTTGAAATCAGCTGGGATTGACCTGATGGGCAAAATTACCACAGCGCATACGGACAACGGCGCAGCGTTCCAGAATTGGCAGGACCTGATTCGTCGTGGGATCTATAAAGTCGATGAAGACATTGCATTGCTTGGATTCCCATCCCTGGGACACGTATCCGCTTACTACGTTGGCGACTCGCCAGTCTCCCCAGAGGATATGCAATTGCTGAAGAACGAGTTGTATGCCAAGAATGATATCTTACCAGAAAACACAAGAATCAAAAAACTGAACGACACCAGCTTCGTCATCCTTGTTGCGTCCGCGAACAAGGAAAACGAAATCCCAGAAGAGTACCCTCCCCAAGGCTTTACCATCGCGGGGGGAAAGTACACTGTGAGTTTCCAATTCGGAGACCACTCGAGAGAACTATCGTCCGTTGtcaaatatttggaaaGTGCGCGTGAACATGTAGCCAACGACACTCAAGAACAGATGCTGACCCTGTACATCAAACATTTCCAGACGGGGTCTGCCAAGGCACACAAACAAGCACAGCGTCTTTGGGTCAAGGACATTTCCCCCACTGTCGAAACCAACATTGGGTTCATCGAAACGTACCGGGAACCCTCGGGCATAATCGGTGAGTTTGAATCGCTCGTTGCTGTGCAAAACAAGGAGAGAACACAAAAGTTCAGCACACTGGTCAAAGAGGCCAAGAATTTCATCAACCTGTTGCCCTGGAGCGCTGATTACGAAAAACCTAAATTCCATGCCCCAGATTTCACCTCTCTGGAAGTACTAACGTTCACCGGGTCTGGTATCCCAGCGGGGATCAACATTCCAAACTACGACGACGTGAGACTCAACGTTGGTTTCAAGAACGTGTCCCTTGGGAACATTTTAAGTGCCTCGGCGGCGTCCAGCTCAAAACACCCCCCCAGTTTCATCAGAGAGGAGGACAGATCCGTATTTGAGAAATACCAATCGCAGTCATTTGAAGTGCAAGTGGGGATCCACGAATTGCTGGGACACGGCACGGGGAAGCTACTGAGCGAGATAGCCGAGGGCCAGTTCAACTTCGACATCGAGTCTCCACCTGTGGGAGTTGACGGCAAGACCCCAGTAACCTCTTACTACAAGCTGGGAGAGACCTGGGGGTCCAAATTTGGGTCTCTTGCGGGGGCCTTTGAGGAAACGAGAGCCGAGGTGGTTGCCATGTACCTGATCACGAACAGGGACTTGTTAAAGATTTTCGGGTTCGAGAGCAAAGAGGACCAGGACAATATTGTCTACAGCGGGTACTTGCAGATGGCAAGAGCCGGGCTGATGGCTCTGGAGTACTGGGACCCAAAGAGTGGGAAATGGGGGCAACCGCACATGCAGGCGAGGTACTCCATCATGAAGACTTTTTTGCACCACTCTGGGGACAGCGGCTTCCTACAAATAGAGCCAACGGCGGACGGGAACGACCTCCGCGTCGTACTGAACAGAGACCTGATCACTGCGGCGGGCCACGAGTGTGTCAGGGACTACCTGCACCACCTGCACGTGTACAAGTGTTCCGGCGACGTCGAGGCTGGGTCTCAGTACTACGTCGACCGCTCCACAGTCACACCAGAGCTCGCCGCGTACCGGGACCTCGTCATCTCCAAGAGGTTGCCCAGAAGACAATTCGTCCAGGCAAACACATCGCAGAAGGACGGCACAGTCACCGTCCACGAGTACGCTGAGACCTCGCAAGGGATGCTCGAGTCCTTCGCGCAGAGGGACTGCTAG
- the ARG1 gene encoding argininosuccinate synthase (similar to Saccharomyces cerevisiae ARG1 (YOL058W); ancestral locus Anc_3.170), with protein sequence MTHRCTENTAEAAHSRPAFSAPHAAPRSLFHLKDIGTRRRIYIVCVCVLSSLSLALNGYFPVQHYKHTALSLSGRFPFFVTQNKNTHTHTYTTLLTMSKGKVCLAYSGGLDTSIILAWLLEQGYEVVAFMADVGQEEDFAAAKAKALKIGATKFVCVDCTAQFVEDILFPAVQVNAVYEDVYLLGTSLARPVIAKAQIDVAEAEGCFAVAHGCTGKGNDQIRFELSFYALKPDVVCIAPWRLPEFFERFAGRADLLDYAAAKGIPVTQTKSKPWSTDENQAHISYEAGILEDPNTTPPKDMWKLITDPQDAPDQPQDLQIDFEKGLPVKVQFKCNKTGKEVVATTPLDIFNTVSNVARANGVGRIDIVEDRYINLKSRGCYEQAPLTVLRRAHVDLEGLVLDKEVRSLRDAFVTPNYSRLLYNGSYFTPECEFIRSMIKPSQETVNGTVRLQLYKGNVIVLGRYSNTEKLYDATESSMDELTGFLPTDTTGFIAIQAIRIKKYGQAKKDRNEKLNL encoded by the coding sequence ATGACTCACCGCTGCACAGAAAACACCGCAGAGGCCGCCCATTCTCGCCCAGCTTTTTCGGCGCCGCACGCAGCACCTCGCTCTCTGTTTCACTTAAAGGACATTGGAACCCGCCGtcgtatatatatagtgtGCGTGTGCGTGCTGAgctctctttctcttgcACTTAACGGTTACTTTCCGGTGCAACACTACAAGCACACTGCACTTTCCCTTTCCGGTCGctttccattttttgtgacacaaaataagaacacacacacacacacatacaccACACTATTAACAATGTCTAAAGGTAAGGTTTGCTTGGCGTACTCCGGTGGGTTGGACACCTCTATTATCCTTGCGTGGCTGCTCGAGCAAGGGTACGAGGTGGTCGCGTTCATGGCGGATGTTGGCCAGGAGGAGGATTTCGCCGCGGCTAAGGCGAAAGCTCTGAAGATCGGGGCCACCAAGTTCGTCTGCGTCGACTGCACCGCGCAGTTCGTGGAGGATATCTTGTTCCCTGCGGTGCAAGTCAACGCAGTGTACGAGGACGTGTACCTGTTGGGCACATCGCTTGCGAGACCCGTCATTGCTAAGGCTCAGATCGACGTTGCCGAGGCAGAGGGGTGTTTCGCGGTCGCGCACGGGTGCACGGGGAAGGGGAACGACCAGATCAGGTTCGAATTGTCCTTCTACGCATTGAAACCGGATGTCGTGTGCATTGCTCCATGGAGATTGCCTgagttctttgaaagatttgCCGGGAGAGCGGACCTGTTGGACTACGCCGCCGCGAAGGGTATCCCCGTGACGCAGACCAAGTCCAAGCCTTGGTCCACGGATGAAAACCAGGCTCACATCTCCTACGAGGCAGGGATCCTGGAGGACCCTAACACTACCCCACCAAAGGACATGTGGAAACTCATCACAGACCCACAGGACGCTCCCGACCAGCCTCAGGACTTGCAGATCGACTTCGAGAAGGGGTTGCCCGTGAAGGTCCAGTTCAAGTGCAACAAGACGGGCAAAGAAGTCGTCGCGACAACACCACTAGACATCTTCAACACGGTCTCGAACGTTGCGCGGGCCAACGGGGTCGGCAGAATCGATATCGTCGAGGACAGGTACATCAACCTAAAGTCCCGTGGCTGCTACGAACAGGCTCCACTCACCGTGTTGAGAAGGGCTCACGTCGACTTGGAGGGGCTCGTCCTCGACAAAGAGGTCCGTTCCCTAAGAGACGCGTTCGTCACGCCAAATTACTCCAGACTGCTGTACAACGGGTCCTACTTCACCCCAGAGTGCGAGTTCATCAGATCCATGATCAAACCTTCGCAGGAAACTGTCAACGGGACCGTCAGACTGCAACTGTACAAGGGTAACGTCATCGTCTTGGGCAGATACTCGAACACTGAAAAGCTCTACGACGCAACGGAGTCCTCCATGGACGAATTGACCGGGTTCTTGCCAACGGACACCACTGGGTTCATCGCCATCCAGGCCATCAGAATCAAGAAGTACGGACAGGCTAAGAAGGACCGTAACGAGAAATTGAACTTGTGA